The region CCATATACCAGTTGCCGTTTTCATCTTGCCTGTAGGATGTTTTTGGATCCATAAACAATGAAGCTGCAATTGCAGGAATTCCAAGACTGACTGCCTCAAATGCAGCGCATACAGTACCGGAAGAGGTAATGTCACAGCTAATGTTAACTCCCTGATTTATTCCACTTATCACCAAATCTGGCTTTGCATCCATCACATAATCGGCACCCACCACAACACAGTCTGCAGGACTGCCTGATACGGAATATGCAGGGCTTCCATCTTCAAGTTCACACTGGTTAATTTCCAAATGTTTAAACAATGTTAGACGACGACCGACACTGCTGTTATTTTTGTCAGGTGCCACAACACAAACATTTGCCAAATCCTCAACCGCCTGTTTTGCAGCCAATATGCCCGGTGCAAAAACTCCATCATCATTAGATATTAAAATGTTCACAATATCAAGTCCTTAAAAATCAAATAATGTTTTTTGGGTTATATGTTTAATCTTTAAATCTTCATTTTCATAAAAACGTTCATTCAAATCACTGTTAATCTTATCGAGATTCTTTAAGTTCAAAATGTCTTTCAATATCCTATATGCATCATATTTTGTTACTATTATCTTTTCAAAATCAAATGAATCCCAAATAAAATAAAATGTATTTATAATTGTATTCTTGCTGAAATTATCATGCAGAAATACCAAATTTTCATATGTCTCCAAAAGAACGCCATTATGGTCTTCCAGGTCATTGATTTTCCATATTGGATTTATGTTCATGCAATAGTTTTTCAGGACATGCACAAGCATTTTTCTGTTGTTCTCCTTTTTGAAGAAGTGTTCAGCCATCACCTGATTGTTTAAGACATAGCTTTCATGATTTTTTTCATCCATTGCCTTTTTGATATGAATGTTAATGAATTCAATTGGAATATTGGCCTCTTTTTTCCTATAGTTGTCCATATAAAATTCATTGAATTCCCGGAAATAATAATGATTGGAGAGATATTGATTGAAAATCCTTATTCTTCTTTTTTTATTTTTATAAAATACCTTGGATTTGGATGAGAGATAATACTCATTTCCAATCAGTTTGTTGTCAATTATTCTCTTTTCTATCTTTTCTCTTTTGCCTGAAGCTTTAATGCCGTGACTTTTCAGGATTTTTTTTAGGGTTTTGGTATTGTACTCATTGAGCTGTTCTGAAATGTCTTTCATCTTCGCCTTGTTTAATATATACTTATTTTCAATGAAATATTCTCTCAAATAATCTTCAGACAACTTATATTCTTTGACAACACCACCTATAGCTTCATCAATGCCAGCGTCTTGTTTTAAAACTGGAAAGACAAAATCATATGTGAACTGGATTTCAGAAATGTCATAATCTTTGGGAACATTTTCCGAGTATTTAAGCGAAAACTTTTCTAAATAAGAATTATCATCAAACATAATTGATAGTAATTTTATTGATAATAATTTTTATACTTATGTAAAATCGATTGCTTAATGTACTTGACTCGACATGCCTCCAAAATTGAATAAAGGATTTGCGATATTCGAATGATTAAATGAAAAGAAAAATTTTTTGCTTTAATTTAGTTACATATATCTGACATTAATTATGAAGTTATTGAAAATCCATCTGAATTTAAGTTCCCCATATATATCAACCAATATTCAAATGAAATTTCATGACAGAAATTGTCGATGTTAATGTTTAAAAAAATTAGATTGTGGAGGATTGCCCCCACTTCAATGATATCATTTGTTGATGGTGATGACTGTACTGTTTAAACCCAAAACCCTTGAGTAGTCAATTTTGTCAGCAATTTTATTCAACATGGTAATATTGTCAAATTCCAAGTTTTCATTTTCAACAACAGGATTGAAGTCAATACCAGTATCTTTAATGGAAATCAGAATATTATCATCATTATCCCTAACAATAACATCTATTGTGTCAATGCTTTCATTGGTGTTGATTATGTTTACAAGCATTTCTTCAATAGCAAGACTGACCAATGTTGCTGACTTGTCTAGTTTGAGATAATCCTTAACTTCACGGGACAGATTTACCGCTTCGTTTACGTCCCCATGGATTGTATGCTCAAATACTTTTGTATCGTCATTGTGTTTGTTAATAAAGAATCCACTAT is a window of uncultured Methanobrevibacter sp. DNA encoding:
- the surE gene encoding 5'/3'-nucleotidase SurE codes for the protein MNILISNDDGVFAPGILAAKQAVEDLANVCVVAPDKNNSSVGRRLTLFKHLEINQCELEDGSPAYSVSGSPADCVVVGADYVMDAKPDLVISGINQGVNISCDITSSGTVCAAFEAVSLGIPAIAASLFMDPKTSYRQDENGNWYMEYDFTLAKKVLHDIVSKIIDDGFPEGVDLFNLNVPSNYDSEEVKITHLSHKMLDKQVIDNTDEEKREIFNYPLEDNQESDGLIMITPDLVKDYEEGSDGYALMVDRCPSLTPLKVNMTYDDLKNW
- a CDS encoding SAP domain-containing protein; the protein is MFDDNSYLEKFSLKYSENVPKDYDISEIQFTYDFVFPVLKQDAGIDEAIGGVVKEYKLSEDYLREYFIENKYILNKAKMKDISEQLNEYNTKTLKKILKSHGIKASGKREKIEKRIIDNKLIGNEYYLSSKSKVFYKNKKRRIRIFNQYLSNHYYFREFNEFYMDNYRKKEANIPIEFINIHIKKAMDEKNHESYVLNNQVMAEHFFKKENNRKMLVHVLKNYCMNINPIWKINDLEDHNGVLLETYENLVFLHDNFSKNTIINTFYFIWDSFDFEKIIVTKYDAYRILKDILNLKNLDKINSDLNERFYENEDLKIKHITQKTLFDF